Proteins encoded together in one Oenanthe melanoleuca isolate GR-GAL-2019-014 chromosome 7, OMel1.0, whole genome shotgun sequence window:
- the IFIH1 gene encoding interferon-induced helicase C domain-containing protein 1, translating into MAEGTRDERFLYMISCFRPRLKQFIQVQPVLDRLPSLSAEDRDRVRAAAEQRGAAAGAEELLRALERGPRGCGWGREFLQALEQGGCGLAACYANPSLSLLPSPAEEAEHDLCVQLVQLLHGTLVDRMRALQVAGKCLEMGVFQDEDMDRIQTVTDNRGNRDGARELLSRIVQKKDWFSSFLVALRETQHEDLACDLSGNTGGTENKQNGMEQTADEETEVTSQPGYAMEQNLKQEENVDDSFSSESSVLETSIEKNSVVSESDVSTGDGSVSNLNESLGQSSTTSDSDEDEEERRASPEPDLTLRDYQMEVAKPALNGENIIICLPTGSGKTRVAVYITKDHLNKKKRASEPGKVIVLVNKVPLVEQHLQREFSPFLKRWYRVTGLSGDSQLKISFPEVVRRNDVIISTAQILENSLLNASKEEEESVHLSDFSLIIIDECHHTQKEGVYNNIMRRYLKEKMRNRKLAKENKPLIPQPQILGLTASPGVGGATSYSKAEQHILKICANLDASRIMTVEEHASQLKNQVKEPSKKTVIADDKKRDPFKERIIEIMTEIQNYCQLHPKSEFGTQTYEQWAIREERRAAKEEKRRERVCAEHLKKYNDALQINDTIRMVDAYNHLNNFYKEEKSKKTVRSDDDDDDEPAVSKQDETDEFLLDLFYAKKKQLKEMTGKPENENEKLIKLRNTLMEEFTKTEEPRGIIFTKTRLSAFALFQWIKDNPKFEEVGIRAHYLIGSGHKSEMKPMTQNEQREVIDKFRHGNINLLIATTVAEEGLDIKECNIVIRYGLVTNEIAMVQARGRARSDESTYALVASSGSGAVEREDVNIYREKMMYKAIQRVQKMPQEEYLNKIQNFQLQSIVEKQMKAKRDQCKTYKKNPSLIKFLCKNCYKPICSGEDIQVIEDMHHISVKKDFQSLYHTRENKTLQDKHADYQTNGEIICRDCGQTWGNMMIHRGLDLPCLKIKNFVVVFADKKTTKQIFQRWGELPIRFPSFDYAAHFPSSDED; encoded by the exons aTGGCAGAGGGCACCCGGGACGAGCGGTTCCTCTACATGATCTCGTGCTTCAGGCCGCGGCTGAAGCAGTTCATCCAGGTGCAGCCCGTGCTGGACCGGCTGCCCTCGCTGAGCGCcgaggacagggacagggtgcgGGCGGCCGCCGAGCagcgcggcgcggcggcgggcgcggaggAGCTGCTGCGGGCCCTGGAGCGCGGGCCCCGCGGCTGCGGCTGGGGCCGCGAGTTCCTGCAGGCGCTGGAGCAGGGCGGCTGCGGCCTGGCCGCCTGCTACGCCAACCCCAGCCTGAGCCTGCTGCCCTCGCCCGCCGAGGAGGCCGAGCACGACCTGTGCGtgcagctggtgcagctgctgcacgGCACGCTGGTGGACAGGATGCGCGCCCTGCAGGTGGCCGGGAAGTGCCTGGAGATGGGAGTCTTCCAGGACGAGGACATGGATCGG ATCCAGACTGTTACTGACAATCGTGGCAACAGAGATGGTGCAAGGGAGCTACTGAGCAGAATAGTCCAGAAGAAAGATTGGTTCTCTTCTTTTTTGGTTGCTCTCCGTGAAACCCAACATGAAGACCTCGCATGTGATTTAAGTGGAAATACAGGAG GAACAGAGAATAAACAAAATGGGATGGAGCAGACTGCAGATGAAGAAACAGAAGTTACAAGTCAACCAGGATATGCCATGGAGCAGAATttgaaacaggaagaaaatgtggATGATAGTTtcagcagtgagagcagtgtGTTGGAAACATCCATAGAAAAGAATTCTGTGGTGTCAG agTCAGATGTCTCCACAGGAGATGGAAGTGTCAGTAACTTGAATGAAAGCCTGGGACAGAGCTCCACAACCAGTGATTCAG atgaagatgaagaggagaggagagcctCACCTGAGCCGGATCTGACCCTGAGAGATTACCAGATGGAAGTTGCAAAGCCAGCACTGAATGGAGAGAATATTATAATATGTCTCCCTACGGGCAGTGGTAAAACTAGAGTGGCTGTTTACATTACCAAAGATCACTTGAATAAGAAGAAAAGAGCATCAGAGCCTGGAAAAGTCATAGTACTTGTTAATAAG GTTCCATTGGTAGAACAGCATTTACAAAGAGAGTTTAGTCCATTCCTGAAGCGTTGGTATCGGGTTACTGGTTTAAGTGGTGATTCTCAGCTGAAAATCTCATTTCCTGAAGTTGTCAGAAGAAATGATGTCATCATCAGTACAGCACAGATCCTTGAGAATTCACTGTTAAATGCATccaaggaagaggaagaaagtgTCCACTTATCAG atttttcccTGATCATTATTGATGAGTGTCATCACACTCAAAAGGAAGGTGTCTACAACAATATAATGCGACggtacttaaaagaaaagatgagGAACAGGAAGctggcaaaagaaaacaaaccactgATCCCACAGCCTCAGATTCTGGGACTTACAGCCTCACCTGGTGTAGGAGGTGCAACATCCTACTCAAAAGCTGAACAGCATATTCTCAAG aTCTGTGCCAATCTTGATGCATCTAGAATTATGACTGTTGAAGAGCATGCCTCCCAGCTAAAGAATCAGGTGAAGGAACCATCTAAGAAGACTGTGATTGCAGATGACAAAAAAAGG GATCCATTTAAAGAGAGAATTATTGAGATCATGACAGAAATACAAAACTATTGCCAGCTACATCCAAAGTCTGAGTTTGGAACTCAGACATACGAACAGTGGGCGatcagagaagagagaagag ctgcaaaagaagaaaaacgCAGGGAACgtgtctgtgcagagcactTGAAGAAATACAATGATGCTCTCCAGATAAATGACACCATCCGAATGGTGGATGCCTACAATCACCTAAATAACTTTTATAAAGAGGAGAAAAGTAAGAAGACAGTAAGgagtgatgatgatgatgatgatgaaccAGCAGTATCAAAACAGGATGAAACAGATGAATTTCtattagatttattttatg caaaaaagaaacagctgaaaGAGATGACTGGAAagccagaaaatgaaaatgagaagcTAATAAAGTTGAGAAACACTTTAATGGAGGAGTTCACAAAGACTGAGGAACCTCGAGGAATCATTTTCACAAAGACTCGTCTAAGTGCCTTTGCTCTATTCCAGTGGATTAAGGACAACCCAAAATTTGAAGAAGTGGGGATTAGGGCCCATTATCTTATTGGCTCTGGACACAAGAGTGAAATGAAGCCCATGACTCAG AATGAGCAAAGGGAAGTTATTGATAAATTTCGACATGGAAATATAAATTTACTAATTGCTACTACTGTAGCTGAGGAAGGCCTGGACATCAAAGAGTGCAACATAGTTATTCGCTATGGCCTCGTCACCAATGAAATTGCTATGGTGCAG GCTCGCGGTAGAGCTCGGTCTGATGAAAGTACCTATGCTCTTGTGGCTTCAAGTGGCTCAGGGGCTGTTGAACGTGAAGATGTTAATATTTATCGTGAGAAAATGATGTACAAGGCCATTCAGCGTGTCCAGAAGATGCCGCAGGAAGAGTATTTAAATAAG ATTCAGAATTTCCAGTTGCAAAGTATAGTGGAAAAACAAATGAAGGCAAAGAGAGATCAGTGCAAGACATACAAGAAAAATCCTTCACTAATAAAATTCTTATGCAAAAATTGCTACAAGCCGATATGTTCTGGAGAAGACATACAAGTTATTGAAGACATGCATCATATCAGTGTGAAAAAAGATTTCCA aagtCTTTATCatacaagagaaaataaaacactgcaagATAAGCATGCTGATTACCAGACAAATGGGGAAATTATATGCAGAGACTGTGGACAA ACTTGGGGAAATATGATGATTCACCGAGGTCTTGACCTGCCTTGCctaaagattaaaaattttGTGGTTGTGTTTGCAGAcaagaaaacaacaaagcaaatttttcagAGATGGGGGGAGCTGCCCATCAGGTTCCCTAGTTTTGATTATGCAGCTCATTTTCCTTCAAGTGATGAAGATTGA